One genomic region from Nymphaea colorata isolate Beijing-Zhang1983 chromosome 12, ASM883128v2, whole genome shotgun sequence encodes:
- the LOC116265889 gene encoding uncharacterized protein LOC116265889 isoform X3 has product MQALKVGWTWKTFALASSHESDKKKPRSRKTREERKALVESFITTYRSSNNGNFPSLSLTQKEVGGSFYTVREIMKEIMQGHETSSASVLALEDEALNRSLPQKEELNLATLSSADIYGIGNEQGSFIPNNDYQKIQNYAGSSELSAGCKSQEEGSEIEKSFSLNASLSNLESYTLIKPVPASDQQEQLQSCVGEFNENSDEADKSVVNVEPSDPEEVKLENIESFSPTVDDPGDKCINLPSSIENADPLLSSHDNKWSLEAYDGPKEGRTLQDGEIPKGAHVSVGSNSILEQFEESCLGELMASDTITQVEGRAENFDDNKNPNLEYDSSSNSGVGDSQSEDGTLDDVLAVNGAIRTSDPMVPMQASAASAARLDGFSDGASVGAKELISQSVASVPVDISTNDETHSSKTISLSSNFCKKMRIFKLLLVAMMAHHLKMWMILCLFRRSSRKLELVTA; this is encoded by the exons ATGCAGGCTTTAAAAGTTGGTTGGACATGGAAAACATTTGCCTTGGCTTCATCACATGAGTCCGATAAGAAAAAGCCTCGCAGTCGCAAAACTAGAGAGGAGAGAAAGGCTTTGGTTGAGTCCTTCATAACAAC ATATAGAAGTTCAAACAATGGCAATTTCCCCTCTCTCAGCCTTACACAGAAGGAAGTAGGAGGGTCTTTTTACACTGTACGGGAAATCATGAAGGAAATAATGCAAGGCCATGAAACCTCCAGTGCTTCCGTTTTAGCATTGGAGGATGAAGCTCTTAACAGAAGTCTCCCCCAAAAGGAAGAACTGAACCTTGCCACTTTGTCATCTGCTGATATCTATGGAATAGGAAATGAACAAGGTTCCTTTATTCCAAATAATGATtatcaaaagattcaaaattATGCGGGGAGTTCTGAACTTTCAGCAGGCTGCAAATCTCAGGAAGAAGGCAGTgaaattgagaaatctttttCCCTGAATGCATCTTTGTCTAATTTGGAAAGTTACACCTTAATTAAACCAGTGCCTGCATCTGACCAACAAGAGCAACTTCAATCATGTGTTGGTGAATTCAATGAAAATAGTGATGAAGCAGATAAATCTGTTGTCAATGTGGAACCATCAGACCCTGAGGAGGTGAAATTAGAAAACATTGAATCATTTTCTCCTACTGTTGATGATCCTGGTGACAAGTGCATAAACTTACCAAGCTCTATTGAGAATGCCGATCCCTTGTTGAGCAGCCATGACAATAAGTGGAGTCTCGAAGCATATGATGGTCCTAAGGAAGGTCGAACACTTCAAGATGGTGAAATACCCAAGGGAGCACACGTGAGTGTTGGGAGCAATTCCATTCTTGAACAATTTGAAGAATCATGCTTGGGTGAGTTGATGGCCTCTGATACAATCACACAAGTGGAAGGCCGAGCTGAGAACTTTGATGACAACAAGAACCCTAATCTTGAATATGATTCCTCTTCCAATTCAGGAGTAGGAGACAGTCAATCTGAAGATGGGACCCTAGATGATGTATTAGCTGTCAATGGTGCAATTAGGACGTCTGACCCAATGGTCCCAATGCAAGCTTCTGCAGCATCAGCTGCAAGACTGGATGGCTTTTCAGATGGGGCTTCTGTGGGAGCGAAAGAGCTAATATCACAAAGTGTTGCATCTGTGCCAGTTGACATATCAACTAATGATGAAACCCACTCCTCAAAAAccatttccttgtcttccaatT TCTGCAAGAAGATGAGGATCTTCAAGTTGTTACTTGTCGCAATGATGGCTCATCATCTCAAAATGTGGATGATCCTTTGCTTGTTCCGGCGCTCAAG